A genomic stretch from Rhodomicrobium vannielii ATCC 17100 includes:
- a CDS encoding gamma carbonic anhydrase family protein, with protein MAIYALDGISPELPPEGDYWIAPTAVLLGRVALGRDASVWFGSVLRGDNDPIEIGDGTNIQDMTMIHTDLGAPTSVGRGCTIGHRVTLHGCTVGDNCLIGMGATILNHAVIGDNCLIGAGALITEGKQIPAGSVVLGSPGKIVREVTAAEIEGFKRSAAGYMANARRFRAGLASGSV; from the coding sequence ATGGCGATCTACGCTCTCGACGGTATTTCCCCGGAGTTGCCGCCTGAGGGCGATTACTGGATCGCGCCGACAGCCGTGCTTCTCGGCCGCGTTGCGCTCGGCCGCGACGCTTCGGTTTGGTTCGGTTCGGTTCTGCGCGGCGACAACGATCCCATCGAGATCGGCGACGGCACGAACATCCAGGACATGACGATGATCCACACGGATCTCGGCGCGCCTACAAGTGTCGGACGCGGCTGCACCATCGGCCACCGCGTCACGCTGCATGGCTGCACTGTGGGCGACAACTGCCTCATCGGCATGGGTGCGACAATCCTCAATCACGCCGTGATCGGCGACAATTGCCTCATCGGAGCAGGCGCGCTCATCACCGAGGGCAAGCAGATCCCCGCGGGATCGGTGGTGCTCGGATCGCCCGGCAAGATCGTGCGCGAGGTCACAGCAGCGGAGATCGAAGGGTTCAAGCGATCGGCTGCGGGCTACATGGCCAACGCACGCCGTTTCCGCGCCGGTCTCGCCTCGGGGAGCGTCTGA
- a CDS encoding CBS domain-containing protein — protein sequence MSVAGILKGKGRKVLSVLPDRTVFEVVRLLHANRIGAVVVVDEQHHVLGIVSERDIVRILAERGAAALEETVADHMTRPVSTCSEHHSIDWVMEEMTQHRFRHVPVTEKERLVGIVSIGDVVKAKLDVAEAEAAQMRQYFAAS from the coding sequence ATGAGCGTTGCAGGAATTCTCAAAGGCAAAGGCCGCAAAGTGCTCAGCGTGCTGCCGGATCGAACGGTTTTCGAGGTCGTTCGTCTGCTCCACGCCAACCGCATCGGCGCCGTCGTGGTGGTCGACGAGCAGCACCATGTGCTCGGCATCGTTTCGGAACGAGACATCGTGCGCATCCTGGCGGAACGCGGAGCCGCTGCACTCGAAGAGACGGTGGCCGACCACATGACCCGCCCCGTCTCCACCTGCTCGGAGCATCACAGCATCGATTGGGTCATGGAGGAGATGACACAGCATCGCTTCCGGCATGTTCCCGTCACCGAGAAGGAGCGCCTCGTCGGCATCGTTTCTATCGGCGATGTGGTGAAGGCCAAGCTTGACGTAGCGGAAGCCGAAGCGGCGCAGATGCGACAGTATTTCGCCGCCAGCTAA
- a CDS encoding patatin-like phospholipase family protein: protein MRKAQVGLALGGGAARGLAHIGVLEVLIEAGFEPDIVAGTSIGAVAGGYYAAGQLSDLKSFAREMTMRKLIRYLDVNLAGSSLVSGKRLEKTLASHIGDLHIEELPKKFAAIATELGTGQEVWLTKGSLAAALRASYALPGIFKPVRIGGRWLMDGALVNPVPVTAARAMGAHFVIAVTLHSGHYVRNTLYPVEAEASFDQQPERAEVDERPRKSRFALVRRQVWGGSGGRKRDRDASPGIPRVVLEAFNITQNRIARSRLAGDPPDATIQVHLDGIGLFDFHKAEQAIEQGRLAAQRYLASLRREGVERPSISA, encoded by the coding sequence ATGAGGAAGGCACAGGTCGGACTTGCTCTTGGCGGCGGCGCGGCGCGCGGGCTTGCCCATATCGGCGTGCTTGAAGTGCTGATCGAAGCCGGGTTTGAACCGGACATCGTTGCGGGCACTTCGATCGGTGCGGTCGCCGGCGGATATTACGCGGCGGGCCAACTCAGCGACCTGAAAAGTTTCGCGCGCGAAATGACGATGCGCAAGCTGATCCGGTATCTCGACGTCAATCTCGCGGGATCGAGCCTTGTGTCCGGCAAGCGGCTGGAAAAGACGCTCGCTTCGCATATCGGCGATCTTCACATCGAGGAACTGCCGAAGAAATTCGCCGCCATCGCGACCGAACTCGGCACAGGGCAGGAAGTGTGGCTCACGAAGGGGTCGCTCGCGGCGGCGCTTCGTGCGTCCTACGCGCTGCCTGGCATTTTCAAGCCTGTGCGGATAGGCGGGCGCTGGCTCATGGACGGCGCGCTCGTGAACCCGGTTCCCGTGACAGCGGCGCGCGCAATGGGCGCGCATTTCGTGATCGCGGTGACGCTTCATTCCGGCCACTACGTCCGCAATACGCTGTACCCTGTCGAAGCGGAAGCGTCTTTCGACCAGCAGCCGGAACGGGCCGAGGTGGACGAGCGCCCGAGGAAAAGCCGCTTCGCGCTGGTGCGGCGGCAGGTGTGGGGCGGCAGCGGCGGGCGCAAGCGCGACCGCGATGCATCGCCGGGAATTCCGCGCGTGGTGCTCGAAGCGTTCAACATCACGCAGAACCGCATCGCGCGTTCAAGGCTCGCGGGCGATCCGCCGGACGCCACCATTCAGGTTCATCTCGACGGCATCGGGCTGTTCGATTTCCACAAGGCCGAACAGGCCATCGAGCAGGGGCGTCTTGCGGCGCAGCGCTACCTTGCCTCGCTCCGGCGTGAAGGCGTTGAGCGGCCGAGCATCAGCGCCTAG
- the hisI gene encoding phosphoribosyl-AMP cyclohydrolase yields MSAHSKLSFAKPSTSKAELEEGTAFTPRFDEHGLIGAIVTGADGVVLMFAFMNAEALRLTLETGEAHFYSRSRKSLWKKGETSGNVLRVRELLTDCDQDILLVKVALQGEAACHTGRHSCFYRRVDAGADGVALEFVTK; encoded by the coding sequence ATGAGCGCCCACAGCAAACTTTCGTTCGCCAAGCCGTCCACGAGCAAGGCGGAGCTTGAGGAAGGCACGGCTTTCACGCCGCGCTTCGATGAACACGGCCTGATCGGGGCCATCGTGACGGGCGCGGATGGCGTCGTCCTCATGTTCGCCTTCATGAACGCGGAGGCGCTGCGGCTGACCCTTGAAACGGGTGAGGCGCATTTCTACAGCCGTTCGCGCAAATCGCTGTGGAAGAAGGGCGAAACGAGCGGCAACGTGCTGCGCGTTCGCGAGCTTCTCACCGATTGCGATCAGGACATTCTCCTCGTGAAGGTGGCGCTTCAGGGTGAAGCCGCCTGCCACACGGGCCGCCACTCGTGCTTCTACCGGCGCGTCGATGCGGGCGCCGATGGGGTCGCTCTCGAATTCGTTACAAAATAA
- the folE gene encoding GTP cyclohydrolase I FolE, which translates to MERKASAPVPPLREPQTGLRASADSQRPSREEAEAAVRTLLAWTGDDPTREGLIDTPKRVVDSYAEYFWGYDGDPVDELSRTFEDVQGYDDIVMLRDIDFASHCEHHMVPIIGVAHVAYIPDRRIVGISKLARVVDIYAKRLQTQETMTAQIANCIQDALKPKGVAVMIDALHQCMTMRGVHKKGTTTITTRFTGVFSEDKAERDRFMQLVNGTRVLASR; encoded by the coding sequence ATGGAAAGAAAAGCGTCAGCGCCGGTACCGCCATTGCGGGAACCGCAGACCGGCTTGCGCGCATCGGCTGACTCGCAACGTCCTTCGCGCGAGGAAGCGGAAGCCGCCGTCCGCACGCTCCTCGCATGGACGGGCGACGATCCAACCCGCGAAGGGCTGATCGATACGCCGAAGCGCGTCGTCGATTCCTATGCCGAATATTTCTGGGGCTATGACGGCGATCCGGTGGATGAGCTTTCGCGCACCTTCGAGGACGTGCAGGGCTATGACGACATCGTCATGCTGCGCGACATCGATTTCGCGTCGCATTGCGAGCATCACATGGTGCCGATCATCGGGGTCGCGCATGTGGCCTACATCCCCGATCGGCGCATCGTCGGCATTTCAAAGCTCGCGCGGGTGGTCGACATCTACGCCAAGCGCTTGCAGACGCAGGAAACGATGACGGCCCAGATCGCGAATTGCATTCAGGATGCGTTGAAGCCGAAGGGCGTCGCCGTGATGATCGACGCGCTGCATCAGTGCATGACGATGCGCGGTGTGCACAAAAAGGGCACGACGACGATCACCACGCGCTTCACCGGTGTCTTCAGCGAAGACAAGGCCGAGCGCGACCGCTTCATGCAACTTGTGAACGGCACGCGCGTTCTGGCGAGCCGATGA
- a CDS encoding iron-sulfur cluster assembly scaffold protein: MANLEDIYTGRVLELSANMPRAGRLESPDATASAHSRLCGSRITVDLKMEGDRVTDYAQDVRACLLGQTSAAVMGANIVGSTAAELRAVGAKMRRMLKDGGEPPSGRWADLAILEMVRDYKARHASTLLVFDAVEDAIAEIEAKRQR; the protein is encoded by the coding sequence ATGGCCAATCTGGAAGACATCTACACCGGAAGAGTGCTTGAGCTTTCGGCGAACATGCCTCGCGCGGGGCGCCTCGAAAGCCCGGATGCGACGGCATCTGCGCATTCGCGGCTTTGTGGCTCGCGCATCACGGTCGACCTCAAGATGGAGGGCGACCGCGTGACGGACTATGCGCAGGACGTGCGCGCATGCCTGCTCGGCCAGACGTCGGCGGCGGTCATGGGCGCGAACATCGTCGGCTCCACGGCGGCGGAGCTTCGCGCGGTGGGTGCAAAGATGCGGCGCATGCTTAAGGACGGCGGCGAGCCGCCGTCCGGGCGCTGGGCGGACCTCGCCATCCTCGAAATGGTGCGCGATTACAAGGCACGGCACGCCTCCACGCTCCTCGTGTTCGACGCGGTAGAAGACGCGATTGCCGAGATCGAGGCAAAGCGCCAGCGCTGA